In the Sphingomonas sp. LM7 genome, one interval contains:
- a CDS encoding LacI family DNA-binding transcriptional regulator produces MQRKPTSFDIAQLAGVSQPTVSRALRGELGVNPATRLRIESIAKQLNYRVDKAASNLRTRHSQTLALLFFEDPTADDSLINPFFHSMLGSIIRACAEHDHDLLISFQQLSSDWHNDYEDSRKADGIILLGYGDYELYRSRLQALEDAGTHFVRWGSVQSEASGLTVGCDNHGGGKEATRHLLELGRRNIAFLGSASSHYPEFHDRYRGHVAALKKGGVIPRPGLQFDAITTEESGAAAANALLASGEKFDAILAASDLIAIGAMRTLQAAGKSIPDDVAVVGFDDIPAASSAAPPLTTVMQDPRLAGRKLVETLIGRIREQPVGSALLPTKLIVRRSCGSAG; encoded by the coding sequence ATGCAACGCAAGCCGACCTCATTCGACATCGCGCAACTCGCAGGGGTTTCGCAGCCCACCGTATCGCGCGCGCTGCGCGGCGAGCTGGGAGTCAATCCGGCGACGCGGCTGCGGATCGAATCGATCGCCAAGCAGCTCAACTACCGCGTCGACAAGGCGGCATCGAACCTGCGCACGCGGCATTCGCAGACGCTGGCACTGCTGTTCTTCGAGGATCCGACCGCCGACGATTCGCTGATCAATCCGTTCTTCCATTCGATGCTCGGCTCGATCATCCGCGCCTGCGCCGAGCATGACCATGACCTGCTGATCAGCTTCCAGCAGCTCTCCAGCGACTGGCACAATGACTATGAGGATTCGCGCAAGGCCGACGGGATCATCCTGCTCGGCTATGGCGATTACGAGCTGTATCGCTCGCGGCTGCAGGCGCTGGAGGATGCGGGGACGCATTTCGTGCGCTGGGGCTCGGTCCAGTCCGAAGCCTCGGGGCTGACCGTGGGCTGCGACAATCATGGCGGGGGCAAGGAGGCGACGCGCCACTTGCTCGAACTGGGGCGGCGCAACATCGCGTTTCTGGGCAGTGCTTCCAGCCATTATCCCGAGTTCCACGATCGCTATCGCGGTCATGTCGCCGCGCTCAAGAAGGGCGGGGTGATCCCGCGTCCGGGGCTGCAGTTCGACGCGATCACCACCGAGGAATCGGGTGCTGCCGCCGCCAATGCACTGCTCGCCAGCGGCGAGAAGTTCGACGCGATCCTCGCGGCGAGCGACCTGATCGCGATCGGCGCGATGCGCACGCTGCAGGCTGCCGGCAAGTCGATCCCCGACGATGTCGCGGTGGTCGGCTTCGACGACATCCCTGCCGCGAGCAGCGCCGCGCCGCCGCTCACCACGGTGATGCAGGATCCGCGGCTCGCCGGGCGCAAGTTGGTCGAGACGCTGATCGGCCGCATCCGCGAGCAGCCGGTGGGATCGGCGCTGCTGCCGACCAAGCTGATCGTGCGGCGGTCGTGCGGGTCGGCAGGCTAG
- a CDS encoding TonB-dependent receptor produces the protein MALGVSGQALAAALALAAFAAPALAQDAPADATQEEEAQAGDIVVTGIRASLASSAAIKRDQAMIVDSISSEDIGKLPDVSIADSLARLPGVTAQRLEGRDQRLSIRGLGPDFSTTLLNGREQVTVGDNRGVEYDQYPSEFFKTVNVYKSADASLVAAGIAGTVDLRMLRPLDSKRAFVVSARGQMNEQDKLNPDGSRYGYRASATFVDKFANDTLGIAIGLSAQSTPTQIERYAAWGFPPEPGAGGNLFLGGAKPYVQSNVLKRYGGVATVEWAPSENFHSTFDALYSNFEETQRLRGIEFPIAPTWGSNAIIQPGYTVEDGLVTEATLTNVVAVQRNDYNKRTAKNLSLGWNNELRLSDTINFVVDASWSRATRTDFLLETYSGTGYNSSGAKDTIRISHNDDGTYDIVPTLDYTNTGIISLTDPRGWGFNGTQTVVQAGFLNRPDFTDDLKSLRASFNGEIGGSIFNRWEIGGNYSRREKQSRYKSYFLCPPGGGTGCTVASGTPTSFAVPSDVLLDEQVSLDYLGVPAMLTYDPMKVYGLLNQVFDNRPDSLVRDNTITEKVLTGYAKLAIDGTVGGKALKGSLGLQVIHTKQGSSGAIAALQAGVVTTSPVEDETSYTNFLPSATFSVELEDGFFIKLGAAQTMIRPRLDQERITQAVSIDFSKIGTGSQPQNSPFSSTGGNFALKPYQSTNIDVSFEKYFGGGGYVALTGFFKHLTDFVDPNDSVLYDFSALLSVLPPAQRAIVVAQNAQFGLVRQPANTGRGEILGVEATASLPFGVFSSALDGFGIFASGSYVDSKIVYANNAPVTLPGQSKWIGSGTAYFEKSGFQARATYRWRDEFLAELAGLSANPEYRTGKAEGVLDAQIGYEFQSGPLTGLSILAQAKNLTDAPFVTSEAGDQRLAREYQRYGRDYYLGLTYKF, from the coding sequence ATGGCTCTTGGGGTAAGCGGCCAGGCACTTGCGGCAGCGCTGGCACTTGCGGCATTCGCGGCGCCGGCACTGGCGCAGGATGCGCCGGCCGATGCGACCCAGGAGGAAGAGGCCCAGGCAGGCGACATCGTCGTCACCGGCATCCGCGCCTCGCTCGCCTCGTCGGCGGCGATCAAGCGCGACCAGGCGATGATCGTCGATTCGATCTCGTCGGAGGATATCGGCAAGCTGCCCGACGTATCGATCGCGGATTCGCTGGCCCGTCTGCCCGGCGTGACCGCGCAGCGCCTCGAAGGCCGCGACCAGCGCCTGTCGATCCGCGGCCTCGGCCCGGACTTCTCGACCACGCTGCTCAATGGCCGCGAGCAGGTCACCGTCGGCGACAATCGCGGCGTCGAGTATGATCAATATCCGTCGGAATTCTTCAAGACGGTCAATGTCTACAAGTCGGCGGACGCCTCGCTGGTCGCCGCGGGCATCGCCGGCACCGTCGATCTGCGCATGCTGCGCCCACTCGATTCGAAGCGCGCCTTCGTCGTCTCGGCCCGCGGCCAGATGAACGAGCAGGACAAGCTCAATCCCGATGGCTCGCGCTACGGCTATCGCGCGTCGGCGACCTTTGTCGACAAATTCGCCAACGACACGCTCGGCATTGCGATCGGCCTGTCCGCACAGAGTACGCCCACCCAGATCGAGCGCTACGCCGCCTGGGGCTTCCCGCCCGAGCCCGGTGCGGGCGGAAATCTGTTCCTCGGCGGCGCCAAGCCCTACGTCCAGTCGAACGTGCTCAAGCGCTATGGCGGCGTCGCGACCGTCGAATGGGCGCCAAGCGAGAATTTCCACTCGACCTTCGACGCGCTCTATTCGAACTTCGAGGAGACGCAGCGGCTGCGCGGCATCGAATTCCCGATCGCACCGACCTGGGGTTCGAACGCGATCATCCAGCCGGGTTATACCGTCGAGGACGGGCTGGTCACCGAAGCGACGCTGACCAATGTCGTCGCGGTCCAGCGCAACGACTATAACAAGCGCACCGCCAAGAACCTGTCGCTCGGCTGGAACAACGAGCTGCGCCTCAGCGACACGATCAACTTCGTGGTCGATGCCAGCTGGAGCCGCGCGACGCGCACCGATTTCCTGCTCGAGACCTATTCGGGCACCGGCTACAACTCGTCGGGCGCCAAGGACACGATCCGCATCTCGCACAATGACGACGGCACCTACGACATCGTGCCGACGCTCGATTACACCAATACCGGCATCATCAGCCTGACCGATCCGCGCGGCTGGGGCTTCAACGGCACCCAGACCGTGGTGCAGGCGGGCTTCCTCAACCGCCCGGACTTCACCGACGATCTCAAGTCGCTGCGCGCCAGCTTCAACGGTGAAATCGGCGGCAGCATCTTCAACCGCTGGGAAATCGGCGGGAATTACAGCCGCCGCGAGAAGCAGAGCCGCTACAAGTCGTACTTCCTCTGTCCGCCGGGCGGCGGCACCGGCTGCACCGTCGCCAGCGGCACGCCGACCAGCTTCGCGGTGCCCAGCGACGTGCTGCTCGATGAGCAGGTCTCGCTCGACTATCTCGGCGTTCCCGCGATGCTGACCTATGACCCAATGAAGGTCTATGGCCTGCTCAACCAGGTGTTCGACAATCGTCCGGACTCGCTGGTCCGCGACAACACGATCACCGAGAAGGTGCTGACCGGCTATGCCAAGCTGGCAATCGACGGCACCGTCGGCGGCAAGGCATTGAAGGGCTCGCTCGGCCTGCAGGTGATCCACACCAAGCAGGGATCGTCGGGCGCGATCGCCGCACTCCAGGCCGGTGTCGTCACCACCTCGCCGGTCGAGGACGAGACGAGCTACACCAACTTCCTGCCCTCGGCGACGTTCAGCGTCGAGCTGGAGGACGGCTTCTTCATCAAGCTCGGTGCCGCGCAGACGATGATCCGTCCGCGCCTCGATCAGGAGCGTATCACCCAGGCAGTCAGCATCGATTTCTCGAAGATCGGGACCGGCAGCCAGCCGCAGAACAGCCCGTTCAGCTCGACCGGCGGCAATTTCGCGCTGAAGCCCTATCAGTCGACCAACATCGACGTGTCGTTCGAGAAGTATTTCGGCGGGGGCGGCTATGTCGCGCTGACCGGCTTCTTCAAGCACCTCACCGACTTCGTCGATCCCAACGACAGCGTGCTCTATGATTTCTCGGCATTGCTCTCGGTGCTGCCGCCGGCGCAGCGCGCGATCGTGGTGGCGCAGAACGCGCAGTTCGGCCTGGTCCGGCAGCCGGCGAACACCGGCCGCGGCGAGATCCTTGGCGTCGAGGCGACTGCATCGCTGCCGTTCGGCGTGTTCAGCAGCGCGCTCGACGGCTTCGGCATCTTCGCCAGCGGCTCTTATGTCGACAGCAAGATCGTCTATGCCAACAACGCGCCGGTGACGCTGCCCGGACAGTCGAAGTGGATCGGCTCGGGCACCGCCTATTTCGAGAAGAGCGGCTTCCAGGCGCGCGCCACCTATCGCTGGCGTGACGAATTCCTTGCCGAACTGGCGGGTCTCTCGGCCAATCCGGAGTACCGCACGGGCAAGGCGGAGGGCGTGCTCGATGCCCAGATCGGGTATGAGTTCCAGAGCGGCCCGCTCACCGGCCTGTCGATCCTCGCCCAGGCGAAGAACCTCACCGACGCGCCGTTCGTGACCAGCGAGGCGGGCGACCAGCGGCTGGCGCGCGAGTATCAGCGCTATGGCCGCGATTACTATCTCGGCCTCACCTACAAGTTCTGA
- a CDS encoding tryptophan halogenase family protein, protein MAFEQPYRIVVAGGGTAGWMTAAALVRFLGPGFSIVLVESEAIGTVGVGEATIPQIRLFNAGLGIDENAFIAATQASFKLGIEFVGWTKGGRYMHAFGDVGRDNGGVAFQHSWLRGLAEGVAEPLAAYSLNNAAALSNRMQRGPARTAQMLPEMPYAFHFDAGLYARFLRNYAEARGVTRHEGKIVEVLRGGESGDVTALRLDGDRSIEGDLFIDCTGFRGLLIAETLGVEFEDWSHWLPCDRALAVPSARARDFTPYTRATAHSAGWQWRIPLQHRTGNGIVYSSAHLSDDEAASRLLANLDEPALAEPRALRFTAGKRKAFWQANVIAVGLASGFLEPLESTSIHLIQSAIERILKLLPGRRISDAQRAEYDRQTNLELDRIRDFLILHYWANDRDEPFWHARRETPLPEGLAHKIELWRACGQIVREDADLFSEVAWLQVLAGQGIAAEGYHPLADQPASGQIAEYLDLLAKLTAREVAQMPDHAAFIRQHCAAREDIAA, encoded by the coding sequence GTGGCGTTCGAGCAACCCTATCGCATCGTCGTTGCCGGCGGCGGCACCGCGGGGTGGATGACCGCCGCGGCGCTGGTCCGCTTCCTCGGTCCCGGCTTCAGCATCGTGCTGGTCGAGTCCGAGGCGATCGGCACGGTCGGAGTGGGCGAGGCGACGATCCCCCAGATCCGGCTGTTCAACGCCGGGCTGGGGATCGACGAGAATGCGTTCATCGCCGCCACCCAGGCGAGCTTCAAACTGGGCATCGAATTCGTCGGCTGGACGAAGGGCGGGCGCTACATGCACGCGTTCGGCGACGTCGGCCGTGACAATGGCGGCGTCGCGTTCCAGCACAGCTGGCTGCGCGGACTAGCTGAAGGCGTGGCCGAGCCGCTGGCCGCCTATTCGCTCAACAACGCGGCGGCACTCTCCAACCGGATGCAGCGCGGCCCGGCGCGAACCGCGCAGATGCTGCCCGAAATGCCCTACGCGTTTCACTTCGACGCCGGCCTCTATGCGCGCTTCCTGCGGAATTATGCCGAGGCGCGGGGCGTCACCCGGCACGAAGGCAAGATCGTCGAGGTGCTGCGTGGCGGCGAGAGCGGCGACGTCACGGCGCTTCGTCTCGACGGCGATCGCAGCATCGAAGGCGATCTGTTTATCGATTGCACCGGGTTTCGCGGGCTGCTGATCGCCGAAACGCTCGGCGTCGAGTTCGAGGACTGGTCGCACTGGCTGCCCTGCGATCGTGCGCTCGCGGTGCCGAGCGCCCGCGCACGCGACTTCACGCCGTACACCCGCGCCACTGCGCACAGCGCCGGCTGGCAATGGCGCATCCCGCTCCAGCACCGCACCGGCAACGGCATCGTCTATTCGAGTGCGCACCTATCCGACGACGAAGCGGCGTCGCGCCTCCTCGCCAATCTCGACGAACCCGCGCTCGCCGAGCCGCGCGCGCTACGCTTCACCGCGGGCAAGCGCAAAGCCTTCTGGCAGGCGAACGTCATCGCCGTGGGACTGGCGAGCGGCTTTCTCGAACCGCTCGAATCGACCAGCATCCACCTGATCCAGTCGGCGATCGAGCGTATCCTCAAGCTGCTCCCGGGGCGCCGGATCAGCGATGCGCAACGCGCCGAATATGACCGCCAGACCAACCTCGAACTCGATCGCATCCGCGACTTCCTGATCCTCCATTATTGGGCCAACGATCGCGACGAGCCGTTCTGGCACGCGCGCCGCGAGACGCCGCTGCCCGAGGGGCTGGCGCACAAGATCGAGCTGTGGCGCGCTTGCGGACAGATCGTCCGCGAGGATGCCGATCTGTTCAGCGAAGTCGCCTGGCTGCAGGTGCTTGCGGGGCAAGGGATCGCGGCGGAGGGGTATCATCCGCTCGCCGACCAGCCCGCGTCTGGCCAGATCGCCGAATATCTCGATCTGCTCGCCAAGCTCACCGCGCGCGAAGTCGCGCAGATGCCCGACCACGCCGCCTTCATCCGCCAGCACTGCGCCGCGCGCGAGGATATTGCCGCATGA
- a CDS encoding alpha-amylase family glycosyl hydrolase — MKLAAFLLALLAAAPAAAQSYRDRLPEDEILYFLLPDRFENGDTANDRGGLKGDRLVTGFDPTHKGFYHGGDLKGLLKRLDYVEALGATAIWVGPIFRNKPVQGPKGQESAGYHGYWVTDFTRVDPHLGSNADFKALVDAAHARGIKVYMDIIVNHTADVIQYRECGDCAYRSRADYPYGRKGGVAGEAINDGFAGDGVQTPENFAKLTRPDYAYTPFVPAAEKDVKVPAWLNDPIYYHNRGNSTFAGESSTMGDFVGLDDVATEHPRVIEGMIEIFGSWIDRFGIDGFRIDTARHVNPEFWTAFVPAMEARAKAKGIPNFHIFGEVADPDPAALARHTRIDKLPTVLDFAFARAVNAVSAGEAGTDKLAAVFAADPLYEGGEATARRLPTFIGNHDQGRAAYFIRKALPGASPSELLARTRLAHAMLLLLRGVPTIYSGDEQGFVGDGDDQNAREDMFASKTAVYNDNQLLGTDRTNAVANFNADHPLFREIATLSKLRRAHPALTRGRQILRFASDKSGLFAVSRFDPVTGGEILIAFNSSATPWSGNVEVDPGSAAFEALAGVCPTTPAAPGSLTLTIPAFGYAVCAAGKPK, encoded by the coding sequence ATGAAGCTCGCCGCCTTCCTACTCGCCCTGCTCGCCGCAGCCCCCGCTGCCGCGCAAAGCTATCGCGATCGCCTGCCCGAGGACGAGATCCTCTATTTCCTGCTGCCCGACCGGTTCGAGAATGGCGACACCGCCAATGATCGCGGCGGGCTCAAGGGCGATCGGCTGGTCACCGGCTTCGACCCCACGCACAAGGGCTTCTATCACGGCGGCGACTTGAAGGGCCTGCTCAAGCGGCTCGACTATGTCGAGGCGCTCGGCGCGACGGCGATCTGGGTCGGGCCGATCTTCAGGAACAAGCCGGTGCAGGGTCCCAAGGGCCAGGAGTCCGCGGGCTATCACGGCTATTGGGTGACCGATTTCACGCGCGTCGATCCGCATCTCGGCAGCAATGCGGACTTCAAGGCCCTGGTCGATGCGGCGCATGCCCGCGGGATCAAGGTCTATATGGACATCATCGTCAATCACACCGCCGACGTGATCCAGTATCGCGAATGCGGCGACTGTGCGTACCGCAGCCGCGCCGACTATCCGTACGGCCGCAAAGGCGGCGTCGCCGGTGAGGCGATCAACGACGGCTTCGCCGGCGACGGGGTCCAGACGCCCGAGAATTTCGCCAAGCTGACGCGGCCTGATTACGCCTACACGCCGTTCGTGCCCGCGGCGGAAAAGGACGTGAAGGTCCCCGCCTGGCTCAACGATCCGATCTATTATCACAATCGCGGCAACTCGACCTTCGCCGGCGAGAGCTCGACGATGGGCGATTTCGTCGGGCTCGACGATGTCGCGACCGAGCATCCGCGGGTGATCGAAGGGATGATCGAGATCTTCGGCAGCTGGATCGATCGCTTCGGCATCGACGGCTTCCGCATCGATACCGCGCGGCATGTGAACCCCGAATTTTGGACCGCCTTCGTCCCGGCGATGGAAGCCCGCGCCAAGGCCAAGGGCATCCCCAATTTCCACATTTTCGGCGAAGTCGCCGATCCGGACCCGGCCGCGCTCGCCCGCCACACCCGCATCGACAAGCTGCCGACGGTGCTCGACTTCGCCTTCGCGCGCGCGGTCAACGCGGTGAGCGCGGGCGAGGCCGGGACCGACAAGCTCGCCGCGGTGTTCGCCGCCGATCCGCTCTACGAAGGCGGCGAGGCGACCGCGCGCAGGCTGCCGACCTTCATCGGCAACCACGATCAGGGCCGCGCTGCGTACTTCATCCGCAAGGCGCTGCCTGGGGCGAGCCCGTCCGAACTGCTCGCGCGCACCCGGCTGGCGCATGCGATGCTGCTCCTGCTGCGCGGCGTGCCGACGATCTATTCGGGCGACGAGCAGGGCTTCGTCGGCGACGGCGACGACCAGAATGCGCGCGAGGACATGTTCGCCAGCAAGACCGCAGTCTACAACGACAACCAGTTGCTCGGCACCGATCGCACCAACGCCGTCGCCAATTTTAACGCCGATCACCCGCTGTTCCGCGAAATCGCCACGCTTTCGAAGCTCCGCCGCGCCCATCCCGCGCTCACGCGCGGCCGACAGATCCTGCGCTTCGCGAGTGACAAGTCCGGGCTGTTCGCGGTCTCGCGCTTCGACCCGGTCACGGGCGGCGAAATCCTGATCGCCTTTAATTCAAGCGCCACGCCCTGGTCGGGCAACGTCGAAGTCGATCCCGGATCGGCGGCGTTCGAAGCGCTCGCCGGCGTCTGCCCCACCACGCCTGCCGCGCCCGGCAGCCTCACTCTCACGATACCCGCGTTCGGCTATGCCGTCTGCGCCGCCGGAAAGCCGAAATGA
- a CDS encoding alpha-glucosidase, whose translation MNELLAHKLDTDTHDWWRGAVIYQIYPRSFADSNGDGVGDLAGITAHLDHVASLGVDAIWLSPFFTSPMRDFGYDIADFCDVDPIFGTLADFDALVARAHALGLKVLIDQVYSHSSDQHLWFKESRASRTNPKADWYVWADPKADGSPPTNWQSVFGGPAWTWDARRGQYYLHNFLREQPDLNFHNPQVQDATLATAKFWLDRGVDGFRLDALNFSMHDPELRDNPPAPDTGKPRTRSFDFQQHLYNQSHADIPAFLERIRKLTDSYGGRFTVAEVGGPNPEGEMHAFTAGEARLNSAYSFAFLYADRLTPALVRDAAAGWPAEPGMGWPSWAFENHDAPRALSRWVGEAHRAAFARVKMLLLLSLRGNAILFQGEELGLTQVEIGFADLQDPEAIANWPLTLSRDGVRTPLPWRAAAPALGFTSGRPWLPVGGDHAALAVDRQEADPQSLLNLTRQLIALRHAHPALITGTIAIREAGDALLVFERKAGQALFCAFNLGEQAVPLPADFRDRRVVQAVNGATLDVLPPFAGLIAE comes from the coding sequence ATGAACGAACTGCTCGCCCACAAGCTCGATACCGACACGCACGACTGGTGGCGCGGCGCGGTGATCTACCAGATCTATCCGCGCAGCTTCGCCGATTCGAACGGCGACGGGGTCGGCGACCTTGCCGGGATCACCGCGCATCTCGATCATGTCGCGTCGCTCGGTGTCGATGCGATCTGGCTGTCGCCGTTCTTCACGTCGCCGATGCGCGATTTCGGCTACGACATCGCCGATTTCTGCGACGTCGATCCGATCTTCGGCACGCTCGCCGATTTCGACGCCTTGGTCGCCCGCGCGCATGCGCTCGGGCTCAAGGTGCTGATCGACCAGGTCTATTCGCACAGCTCGGACCAGCATCTCTGGTTCAAGGAGAGCCGCGCGTCGCGGACCAATCCCAAGGCCGATTGGTATGTCTGGGCCGATCCCAAGGCGGACGGTTCGCCGCCGACCAACTGGCAGTCGGTGTTCGGCGGCCCGGCCTGGACGTGGGACGCACGCCGCGGCCAATATTATCTGCACAATTTCCTGCGCGAGCAGCCCGACCTCAATTTCCACAACCCGCAAGTCCAGGACGCGACGCTGGCGACGGCCAAATTCTGGCTCGATCGCGGCGTCGATGGCTTTCGGCTCGATGCGCTTAACTTCTCGATGCACGATCCGGAACTGCGCGATAACCCGCCCGCGCCCGACACCGGCAAGCCCCGCACGCGCAGCTTCGATTTCCAGCAGCATCTCTACAATCAAAGCCACGCCGACATCCCGGCCTTCCTCGAGCGGATCCGCAAACTCACCGACAGCTATGGCGGCCGCTTCACCGTCGCCGAAGTGGGCGGCCCGAACCCCGAGGGCGAGATGCACGCCTTCACTGCGGGCGAGGCACGGCTCAATTCCGCGTACAGCTTCGCCTTCCTCTATGCCGACCGGCTGACCCCCGCTTTGGTGCGCGATGCGGCTGCCGGCTGGCCAGCCGAGCCGGGCATGGGCTGGCCAAGCTGGGCGTTCGAGAACCACGATGCGCCGCGCGCGCTGTCGCGATGGGTGGGCGAGGCACACCGAGCCGCTTTCGCCCGGGTGAAGATGCTGCTGCTGCTGTCGCTGCGTGGCAATGCGATCCTGTTTCAGGGCGAGGAACTGGGGCTGACCCAGGTCGAGATCGGCTTCGCCGACCTCCAGGACCCTGAGGCGATCGCCAACTGGCCGCTGACCTTGAGCCGCGACGGGGTGCGCACGCCGCTGCCGTGGCGGGCCGCCGCGCCTGCGCTCGGCTTCACCAGCGGCAGGCCCTGGCTCCCGGTCGGCGGCGACCACGCCGCGCTCGCGGTCGATCGGCAGGAGGCCGACCCGCAGTCGCTGCTCAACCTCACGCGGCAATTGATTGCACTCCGCCACGCCCATCCGGCTCTGATCACCGGCACGATCGCGATCCGCGAGGCCGGCGATGCGCTGCTGGTCTTCGAGCGCAAGGCGGGGCAGGCGCTGTTTTGCGCATTCAACCTGGGCGAACAGGCGGTGCCGCTGCCGGCGGACTTCCGCGATCGTCGCGTCGTCCAGGCCGTCAACGGCGCCACGCTCGACGTGCTGCCGCCCTTTGCCGGGCTCATCGCCGAATAA
- a CDS encoding N-acetylmuramidase domain-containing protein, translating to MTEFTGPATRFSQDAIQKAADEIGCDVAAVKAVIDVESRGGFLSDTRPKILFERHVFSKRTGGRFDQSNPDISSTKPGGYKGGAAEFDRLARAIALDRRAALQSASWGAFQIMGYHHEALGKPDVEDFCRGMCNSEDDHLDAFVRFVKLNRLDDELRRRDWAGFARGYNGPAYLKNRYDTKMAAAYTLHAMSSARADVIERTLKMGDDGEDVERLQEKLGLTADGDFGPNTKAAVIAFQQQHGLTADGIVGAKTRQALGV from the coding sequence ATGACCGAATTCACCGGACCTGCCACGCGTTTCAGCCAGGATGCCATCCAGAAGGCGGCCGACGAGATCGGCTGCGACGTCGCCGCCGTGAAGGCGGTGATCGATGTCGAGAGCCGCGGCGGCTTCCTGTCCGATACCCGCCCCAAGATCCTGTTCGAGCGCCATGTGTTCAGCAAGCGCACCGGCGGCAGGTTCGACCAGTCGAACCCCGACATCTCGTCGACCAAGCCGGGCGGCTACAAGGGCGGCGCCGCCGAATTCGATCGGCTCGCGCGGGCGATCGCGCTGGACCGCAGGGCCGCGCTCCAATCGGCGAGCTGGGGCGCGTTCCAGATCATGGGCTATCACCACGAAGCGCTGGGCAAGCCCGATGTCGAGGATTTCTGCCGCGGCATGTGCAATTCGGAGGACGATCACCTCGACGCGTTCGTCCGCTTCGTGAAGCTCAACCGGCTCGACGACGAGCTGCGCCGCCGCGACTGGGCAGGGTTCGCCCGCGGCTATAATGGCCCGGCCTATCTCAAGAACCGCTACGACACCAAGATGGCGGCGGCGTATACGCTGCACGCGATGTCGTCGGCGCGGGCGGACGTCATCGAGCGCACGCTCAAGATGGGCGACGACGGCGAGGATGTCGAACGGCTGCAGGAAAAGCTCGGCCTTACCGCCGACGGCGATTTCGGTCCGAACACCAAGGCGGCGGTGATCGCGTTCCAGCAACAGCATGGCCTCACTGCGGACGGTATTGTCGGCGCGAAGACGCGGCAGGCGCTGGGGGTCTGA
- a CDS encoding DJ-1/PfpI family protein has product MPDAAPLHIAFLLFPDVTQLDLTGPAQVLSRLGNVKLDLVAKTRDPVPTDAQFALLPTATFADVPRTDILCVPGGFGTVAAMEDDETLTWVRQVAGTATWATSVCTGSLVLAAAGLLTGYRAACHWASREQLAWFGAEPVAERVVFDRNRVTGGGVTAGIDFALALTAAIRGEDHARFVQLSLEYDPAPPFDSGSPERADPATLARYRAMVEKFAPGRADKVRAIAERLAERGPGG; this is encoded by the coding sequence ATGCCCGACGCCGCGCCGCTCCATATCGCCTTCCTGCTCTTTCCCGATGTCACCCAGCTCGACCTCACCGGGCCTGCGCAGGTGCTGTCGCGCCTCGGCAACGTGAAGCTCGATCTGGTCGCGAAGACGCGCGATCCGGTGCCGACCGATGCGCAATTTGCGCTGTTGCCCACTGCAACCTTCGCAGATGTGCCCCGCACCGACATTCTCTGCGTTCCCGGCGGCTTCGGCACCGTCGCGGCGATGGAGGATGACGAGACGCTCACCTGGGTCCGCCAAGTCGCCGGCACCGCGACATGGGCGACCAGCGTGTGTACCGGCTCGTTGGTCCTCGCCGCAGCCGGCCTGCTTACCGGCTACCGTGCGGCGTGCCACTGGGCATCGCGAGAGCAGCTTGCCTGGTTCGGTGCTGAACCGGTGGCCGAGCGCGTGGTGTTCGATCGCAATCGCGTTACCGGCGGCGGCGTCACTGCGGGAATCGATTTCGCGCTGGCGCTTACGGCAGCGATCCGCGGCGAGGACCATGCCCGATTCGTCCAGCTGAGCCTCGAATATGATCCCGCGCCGCCGTTCGACAGCGGCTCGCCCGAGCGCGCCGATCCCGCCACGCTCGCGCGATACCGGGCGATGGTCGAGAAATTCGCGCCGGGCCGGGCAGACAAGGTGCGCGCGATCGCCGAGCGGCTGGCGGAGCGCGGTCCGGGCGGCTAG